AGGGAAGTACCAGTCGTTCTCTGCTCACTAGGCTTATCTTTCTCTGGGCTTTGGGTCTAGCCAAGCGTTATGAAATTGGTCGCCAACCCAACCTCCTATACGCTTTCCTCCTCAAAGTAGTCGATTGGTTAGTGCTGTCAAAGTGGCGATCGCTTTTGGGGGGTCGTCTTAAGTACGTGATTTGTGGTGGAGCGGCCCTCAAGTCAGAATTGGTTAATGTCTTTGCAGCGGCTGGAATTCCAATTCTACACGGTTATGGTCTTACTCAAGCTAGTGCCGTGGTGTGCTGTAATCGTGGCTCTCTTAATCGCGCAGGGACGGTAGGAGTGCCGATCGCAGGGATAGAGGTAGCGATCGCAGAAGATCATGAAGTTTTGGTGCGTGGCCCCTGTGTCACTTCCGGCTACTACAAAGACCCCAAAGCCACCCAGGAGCTAGTTGATCAGCAAGGTTGGCTACATACAGGCGACTTGGGAGCATTTACAGAAGATGGTTTCCTAAAAATTACAGGTCTAAAAAAATCTCTGTTTAAACTCGCAACAGGTAAATATATTGCACCGCAACCGATTGAGCAGCGCTTACAACAGTTCCCGTTGGTAGCTCAAGCGATCGCCGTAGGTTCCGCCCAAAAGTTCTGTGCTGCCCTGATTGTTCCAGACTTACAGGCTCTCCATAGCTATGCTTTAGGAGTGGGGATTGATCTTCCACCTGATGCCCTCCTCACACATCCTCACGTCACAGCGTTGTATCAAGCTTTAGTTGATACTGCCAATTGTCATTTGCCTTACTGGGCGATCGTTAAACGCTTTCAACTGATCAACCATCCATTCACCGTGGAAAACGGCTTACTAACTCCAACAGGGCAACTGAACCGTACTCAGATCAATAAAACTTTTGCTAAAGAAATTGATGCTTTGTATGGAGAATCAGAGCCAAGACGTGGGAAAGATAAGGATAAGCAAAAAGCAGCTTCTACATCTCCTCAATCTCCTGAAACTGACCTATCGGTTGTGTACCCGTCTGTTTCACCTGCTGCCTGCCCTGCCTTTGCCCAATCCTTACCTCGGATTAATCGTTTGATCACACTCATTCTTTGCACAAGTTTGACTGTGCCTCATTCGTTCGCCAGATTGCCGATTTACTAACTCATAACCCTCAACGCAAAGACCTTAACGCAAGGGAGAGTTTCTCAATGTTTAAGCCATTTCGAACCGCCGCCGTCTTGGGTGCAGGTGTGATGGGGAGCCAGATTGCTGCTCACCTCGCCAACATCGGTCTGACTGTGCATCTATTGGATCTTCCTGCGAAAACAGGGAACAAAAATGACTTGGTAGAAGGAGCCTTCAAGAAAGCCCGCAAACTATCTCCACCGATCTTTTTTATTGACAAAGTGGCTCACCGTGTCATTCTCGGTAATTTTGAAGAGCACTTCGATCGCCTAGCAAAGGTAGATTGGGTAATCGAAGCCGTGGTTGAAAATCTGGATATCAAGCAACAACTGATGCAACGCTTGGAAGGAGTGCTGCGGCCCGATGCAGTGATCTCGACTAATACCAGCGGTTTGCCGATTCATGCGATCGCAGAAGGTCGATCAGATGCTTTTCGCCAACGCTTTTTAGGAACGCATTTC
This region of Trichocoleus desertorum NBK24 genomic DNA includes:
- a CDS encoding long-chain fatty acid--CoA ligase, with protein sequence MNQTYQAPPNSGRVVLGRTIPSLLDEACAQAPNAQALNQWTGTHWQSLSNQAFRTAATACALGLRELGLESGDRVALLMYSDVSFGLADIGCLWAGLVDVPIDLTHTLEQIIFVLQHTEAKALVIADLELLAQIAPHLKETPHLQHIVVVDVPESWTEQRSQWLQSFPVSLMSLDELQSSKPIPETNETTPVLQAIPKPNDLATIIYIPDEAGQLQGVMLTHENISMNAFAAFSGITTLGKGNQETVLSFLPLNHVLARTMLYGHILYGHSIYFSSASRLTKHLQEVQPTILVTVPIVLEKTYTKIVEKGSTSRSLLTRLIFLWALGLAKRYEIGRQPNLLYAFLLKVVDWLVLSKWRSLLGGRLKYVICGGAALKSELVNVFAAAGIPILHGYGLTQASAVVCCNRGSLNRAGTVGVPIAGIEVAIAEDHEVLVRGPCVTSGYYKDPKATQELVDQQGWLHTGDLGAFTEDGFLKITGLKKSLFKLATGKYIAPQPIEQRLQQFPLVAQAIAVGSAQKFCAALIVPDLQALHSYALGVGIDLPPDALLTHPHVTALYQALVDTANCHLPYWAIVKRFQLINHPFTVENGLLTPTGQLNRTQINKTFAKEIDALYGESEPRRGKDKDKQKAASTSPQSPETDLSVVYPSVSPAACPAFAQSLPRINRLITLILCTSLTVPHSFARLPIY